The Rhodopseudomonas palustris genome window below encodes:
- a CDS encoding IclR family transcriptional regulator, whose protein sequence is MTDATRIRPTFMPSPSAEPILADSASDGAFATTLAKGLVVLEAFEGGGLLGNMEISVRTGIPRPTVARLTHTLAELGYLNYDARIAKYAVGARALRMLHPLLAGMPFRQLARPLMQDLAYSVRGTVSIGLLDGPSMVYVETARSGDVGPHTPDIGMPIPVVRTAMGRAAASILPEAEAARLEQQLEAADGAMWASYRDLFHDGLRQCSDRQFCTCFGEYLPAIHAIAAPLFRLRDRAFAINCGIPAFRLQPGQLENEIGPRVRALAESIRALVVHPEPAAPRERPAKTNTR, encoded by the coding sequence ATGACTGACGCCACGCGCATCCGCCCAACATTCATGCCCAGCCCCTCCGCCGAACCCATCCTCGCCGACAGCGCGAGTGATGGGGCGTTTGCGACGACGCTCGCGAAGGGACTTGTGGTGCTTGAGGCGTTCGAGGGCGGTGGGCTGCTCGGCAATATGGAAATCTCGGTCCGGACCGGGATTCCGCGGCCGACGGTGGCCCGGCTGACGCACACGCTCGCCGAGCTCGGTTACCTGAACTATGACGCGCGCATTGCCAAATACGCGGTGGGCGCCCGCGCGCTGCGGATGCTGCATCCGCTGCTCGCTGGTATGCCGTTCCGCCAGCTGGCGCGGCCGCTGATGCAGGATCTCGCCTACAGCGTGCGTGGCACCGTTTCGATCGGCCTGCTCGACGGGCCGTCGATGGTTTACGTCGAAACCGCGCGATCGGGCGATGTCGGGCCGCATACGCCCGACATCGGGATGCCGATACCTGTGGTGCGAACCGCAATGGGCCGGGCGGCTGCGTCGATCCTGCCGGAGGCCGAAGCCGCAAGGCTCGAACAGCAACTCGAAGCCGCCGATGGCGCGATGTGGGCGAGCTATCGCGATCTCTTCCACGACGGGCTGCGGCAATGCTCCGACCGGCAATTCTGTACTTGTTTCGGTGAATACCTGCCCGCGATCCATGCCATCGCGGCGCCGCTGTTCCGGCTGCGCGATCGCGCGTTTGCGATCAATTGCGGCATCCCGGCGTTTCGACTGCAGCCGGGCCAGCTCGAAAACGAAATCGGACCGCGCGTGCGTGCGCTGGCGGAGAGCATCCGCGCGCTGGTCGTGCATCCGGAGCCTGCTGCGCCGCGCGAGCGGCCGGCCAAAACTAATACGAGGTGA
- a CDS encoding Bug family tripartite tricarboxylate transporter substrate binding protein encodes MPITRRLLLAGTAAAFAAPSWPVFAAPDWPARIVKTISPYGAGGANDISLRIINDFLERELHQQFIVENKPGAGTRLANEMVAHSQPDGYTFLYAAAPYATAEALFGKLNYQRSELRPVAMAAFAPIFLIVNAKSDFKTLPDLVAYGKSKPEGLTFGSPGPGSQPHLAAELLFKTAGVKGLNVPLRGDAAAYTELHAGRVDATFTAISSALPHIQAGNFRVLGAGSAQRSAIYPDAPTLVELGFPQIVAAGWYGFMAPAATPAPIIDRMQDAVLRALGDTEVKKKLIAQGLEAHGLNGSEFAAFIDAETAKWSRVIEEAGLREN; translated from the coding sequence ATGCCGATCACCCGCCGCCTGCTACTTGCCGGCACCGCCGCGGCCTTCGCGGCCCCTTCATGGCCGGTGTTTGCTGCACCCGACTGGCCCGCCCGCATCGTCAAGACGATCTCGCCTTATGGCGCCGGCGGCGCCAACGACATCTCGCTGCGGATCATCAACGATTTCCTCGAGCGCGAGCTGCACCAGCAATTCATCGTCGAAAATAAGCCGGGCGCCGGCACCCGCTTGGCCAACGAGATGGTCGCGCACAGCCAGCCTGATGGCTACACCTTCCTGTACGCCGCGGCGCCTTACGCCACGGCGGAGGCGCTGTTCGGCAAGCTCAACTATCAGCGCAGCGAATTGCGGCCGGTGGCGATGGCGGCGTTCGCGCCGATCTTTTTGATCGTCAACGCCAAGTCCGATTTCAAGACGCTGCCGGACCTGGTCGCCTACGGCAAATCGAAGCCGGAGGGGCTGACGTTCGGCTCTCCAGGGCCCGGCTCGCAGCCGCATCTTGCGGCCGAGCTGCTGTTCAAGACCGCCGGCGTCAAAGGCCTCAACGTGCCGCTGCGCGGCGATGCCGCGGCCTATACCGAACTCCATGCGGGACGCGTCGACGCCACCTTCACGGCCATCAGCTCGGCACTGCCGCACATCCAGGCCGGGAATTTCCGTGTGCTTGGCGCCGGCTCGGCCCAGCGCAGCGCGATCTATCCGGACGCGCCGACGCTGGTCGAGCTGGGCTTTCCGCAGATCGTCGCCGCCGGTTGGTACGGCTTCATGGCGCCGGCTGCAACGCCTGCGCCCATCATCGACCGGATGCAGGACGCGGTGCTGCGAGCACTCGGCGATACCGAGGTGAAGAAGAAGCTGATCGCTCAGGGCCTCGAAGCGCACGGACTGAATGGCTCGGAGTTCGCGGCCTTTATCGATGCCGAGACCGCGAAGTGGAGCCGCGTGATCGAGGAGGCCGGACTGCGAGAGAACTGA
- a CDS encoding pyridoxamine 5'-phosphate oxidase family protein: protein MDARSPDDRRTAFPALDTVEALEAIYGVPNDASTEKVAHWITPPYRTLIEKSPFAALATVGPEGLDCSPRGDVPGFIRVHDDTTLLIPDRRGNNRIDSLRNVVRDPRIALMLLIPGSINALRINGRGYVTADEALRMSFDVEGKAPRTVIVMTVEEIYFQCGRALIRSGLWDPSKQVAQESLPTPGEILASMTEGRVGGEAYDRAWPERAKASMW from the coding sequence ATGGACGCCCGCAGCCCTGACGACCGCCGCACCGCCTTCCCTGCGCTCGACACGGTCGAGGCGCTGGAGGCGATCTATGGCGTGCCGAACGACGCCTCCACCGAAAAGGTGGCGCACTGGATCACGCCGCCCTATCGCACGCTGATCGAGAAGTCGCCGTTCGCTGCGCTCGCCACCGTTGGACCCGAAGGACTCGATTGCTCGCCCCGCGGCGACGTCCCCGGCTTCATTCGTGTGCATGACGACACCACGCTGCTGATCCCCGACCGCCGCGGCAACAACCGGATCGATTCACTGCGCAACGTCGTGCGCGATCCGCGCATCGCGCTGATGCTGCTGATCCCCGGCTCGATCAACGCCCTGCGCATCAACGGCCGCGGCTACGTCACCGCCGACGAGGCATTGCGGATGTCGTTCGACGTGGAAGGCAAGGCGCCGCGCACCGTGATCGTGATGACGGTCGAGGAAATCTACTTCCAATGCGGCCGCGCGCTGATCCGCTCCGGACTGTGGGACCCGAGCAAGCAGGTCGCACAGGAATCGCTGCCGACGCCCGGCGAAATCCTCGCTTCGATGACCGAAGGCCGCGTCGGTGGCGAAGCATACGACCGCGCCTGGCCCGAACGCGCCAAGGCGTCGATGTGGTAG
- the phnN gene encoding phosphonate metabolism protein/1,5-bisphosphokinase (PRPP-forming) PhnN: MTDIAVAEQTTKLIGPGRLVLVVGPSGAGKDTLINAARTLGADDATIVFARRTVTREASAAEDNLQVTPEDFSRLEAAGDFALSWRAHGHAYGLPRSLDDDIRAGRTVVANVSRMVIDPARTAYAKVVVVLITAPAEVLAARIATRARASDGSITDRVGRSVAAHPDVTISNVGDPIAHAQDLLEIIRHGRPQP, translated from the coding sequence ATGACCGATATCGCGGTGGCGGAGCAGACGACGAAACTGATCGGCCCGGGGCGGCTGGTGCTGGTGGTCGGCCCCTCCGGCGCCGGCAAGGACACGCTGATCAATGCCGCCCGCACGCTCGGTGCCGATGATGCAACGATCGTTTTTGCGCGCCGCACCGTCACCCGCGAAGCCTCTGCGGCCGAAGACAATCTGCAGGTCACGCCGGAGGACTTCAGCCGCCTCGAAGCCGCCGGCGATTTCGCGCTGTCTTGGCGCGCCCACGGCCATGCCTACGGTCTGCCGCGCAGTCTCGATGACGACATCCGCGCCGGACGGACCGTGGTGGCCAACGTATCCCGGATGGTGATCGACCCTGCGCGAACCGCTTACGCCAAGGTCGTCGTCGTGCTGATCACGGCGCCGGCCGAGGTGCTGGCCGCGCGGATCGCGACGCGGGCCCGCGCCAGCGACGGCAGCATCACCGATCGCGTCGGGCGCAGCGTTGCGGCGCATCCCGACGTCACCATCAGCAATGTCGGCGATCCGATCGCCCACGCTCAAGACTTGTTGGAGATCATCCGCCATGGACGCCCGCAGCCCTGA
- a CDS encoding alpha-D-ribose 1-methylphosphonate 5-triphosphate diphosphatase, whose translation MTNSQEMVLGNARLVLADRVIEHGWVVIADGVIAEIGEGDAPKGAKDMQGDLVMPGLVELHTDHLEAHYTPRPKVQWNPVAAVVSYDGQLATCGITTVLDSLRVWREEGAEEVDGQAIVLAGAISTARDAQLLRADHFLHLRCEIPMPNVVAEAKELIDRPDIRLMSLMDHTPGQRQFRDEEKLRDYYRGKGAGMTDAELDVMFARRVYCKENYADANMRAIVELAHRYEIPLASHDDTTPENVADAIRDRVAVAEFPTTLEAARELHQAGIDILMGAPNVVRGGSHSGNIAAIDLAHEGLLDILSSDYIPSSLLIAALQLPMRAPAIDLAAAIRTVTKAPAEAVGLNDRGEISTGKRADLIRVHVAHDVPAVRSVWREGQRVA comes from the coding sequence ATGACCAATTCGCAGGAGATGGTGCTGGGCAATGCCCGGCTGGTGCTGGCCGACCGGGTGATCGAGCACGGCTGGGTCGTGATCGCCGATGGCGTGATCGCGGAAATCGGCGAAGGCGACGCGCCCAAGGGCGCCAAGGACATGCAAGGCGATCTGGTGATGCCCGGCCTCGTCGAGCTGCACACCGATCATCTCGAGGCGCACTACACGCCGCGGCCCAAGGTGCAGTGGAATCCGGTCGCCGCCGTGGTGTCCTATGACGGCCAGCTCGCCACCTGCGGCATCACCACGGTACTCGACTCGCTCCGGGTGTGGCGCGAGGAAGGTGCCGAGGAGGTCGATGGCCAGGCGATCGTGCTGGCCGGCGCGATCTCGACGGCGCGTGACGCGCAGCTGCTGCGCGCCGATCACTTCCTCCATCTGCGCTGTGAAATCCCGATGCCGAACGTGGTGGCGGAGGCCAAGGAGCTGATCGACCGCCCCGACATCCGGCTGATGTCGCTGATGGATCATACGCCGGGCCAACGCCAGTTCCGCGACGAGGAAAAGCTGCGCGATTACTACCGCGGCAAGGGCGCCGGCATGACCGACGCCGAGCTCGACGTGATGTTCGCACGCCGGGTGTACTGCAAAGAAAACTACGCCGACGCCAATATGCGGGCGATCGTCGAGCTGGCGCATCGCTACGAGATTCCGCTGGCGAGCCACGACGACACCACGCCGGAGAACGTCGCCGACGCGATCCGCGACCGGGTCGCGGTCGCCGAATTCCCGACCACGCTGGAAGCGGCGCGCGAACTGCACCAGGCCGGCATCGACATCCTGATGGGCGCGCCCAACGTGGTGCGCGGCGGCTCGCACTCCGGCAACATCGCGGCGATCGATCTGGCACACGAGGGACTGCTCGACATCCTGTCGTCGGACTACATCCCGTCGAGCCTGTTGATCGCGGCGTTGCAATTGCCGATGCGCGCGCCGGCGATCGACCTTGCCGCCGCGATCCGCACCGTCACCAAGGCGCCGGCCGAAGCGGTCGGCCTCAACGACCGCGGCGAAATCTCCACGGGCAAGCGCGCCGACCTGATCCGCGTCCACGTCGCTCATGATGTGCCGGCGGTGCGCAGCGTCTGGCGCGAAGGACAGCGCGTGGCATGA
- the phnL gene encoding phosphonate C-P lyase system protein PhnL, with protein MTMTQAPALVVDNAQKSFVMHLQGGVTLPVVRGVSFQVQPGECVVLSGPSGAGKSSILKMIFGNYRCDSGAIRIAHEGGTLDIATAQPRQILAARRGSIGYVSQFLRAVPRVAALDVVAEPLIVQGTAREAAREQAGVLLRRLNIPERLWTLPPATFSGGEQQRVNIARGFISHTPILLLDEPTASLDAKNRAVVVELIAETKAQGAAIIAIVHDDEIREIIADRIVDVTSFAAAA; from the coding sequence ATGACCATGACCCAAGCTCCCGCTCTCGTCGTCGATAACGCCCAGAAGAGTTTCGTCATGCATCTGCAGGGCGGCGTCACGCTGCCGGTGGTGCGCGGCGTCAGCTTCCAGGTTCAGCCCGGCGAATGCGTCGTGCTGTCCGGCCCCTCCGGCGCGGGCAAATCGTCGATCCTGAAAATGATCTTCGGCAATTATCGCTGTGACTCCGGCGCGATCCGTATCGCCCATGAGGGCGGTACGCTCGACATCGCCACCGCGCAGCCGCGCCAGATCCTTGCCGCTCGGCGCGGCAGCATCGGCTATGTCAGCCAATTTCTACGCGCCGTCCCCCGCGTCGCGGCGCTCGACGTCGTCGCCGAGCCGCTGATCGTGCAGGGCACGGCTCGCGAGGCGGCGCGCGAACAGGCCGGCGTGCTGCTGCGCCGGCTCAACATTCCGGAGAGGCTGTGGACGCTGCCGCCGGCGACGTTCTCGGGCGGCGAACAACAGCGCGTCAACATCGCCCGCGGCTTCATTTCGCACACACCGATCCTGCTGCTCGACGAGCCGACAGCATCGCTCGACGCCAAGAATCGCGCCGTGGTGGTCGAGCTGATCGCCGAGACCAAGGCGCAGGGCGCCGCGATCATCGCCATCGTGCACGACGACGAGATCCGTGAGATCATCGCGGACCGCATCGTCGACGTGACCTCGTTTGCCGCCGCCGCATGA